Proteins found in one Haloferax litoreum genomic segment:
- a CDS encoding sensor histidine kinase, protein MDDAREREKHLAQAQEIANVGSWELNLLEGTLDWSAECHRIFGIPQDVEMTYERFLERVHPDDRAYVQDEWDTALDGEPYDVEHRIVVDGETKWVREKGELEFDESGRALTGVGVVKDITEAKAREREIRAQKQRYSSLFDSIQDAILVVDSDRRIVDGNSAFSTLFGYDVAEIEGESVRYIYAEADDFEAVGETLETKSHNDTVSTTIHCQKKSGQVFPAEVTIFDRNARDVEGGFVGLIRDISDREDRLQQMKVIDRVLRHNLRNDLNVIQGSAELIDDTESASNAEKIYETSEKLLRTASKWRRITSFLSSPPANEAIDVVPIVETVVSRVESQHPDADISVTCPDQCRVVTTRAIQRAIRELLENAVVHSPRETPSVGVRIEPGGHTTTIHVADDGDPIPEMERNVLSWDEDIEPLYHGSGMGLWLVTLIVRHSDGVLTFDENEPRGNVVTICLPSP, encoded by the coding sequence ATGGACGACGCTCGTGAGCGAGAGAAACACCTCGCACAAGCCCAAGAGATAGCGAACGTAGGCAGTTGGGAGTTAAATCTCTTGGAAGGGACGCTCGATTGGTCCGCCGAGTGTCACCGAATCTTCGGTATTCCGCAGGACGTGGAGATGACGTATGAACGGTTCTTAGAACGCGTCCACCCGGATGACCGGGCGTACGTCCAAGACGAGTGGGACACGGCGCTCGACGGTGAACCATACGACGTCGAACACCGAATCGTCGTCGACGGCGAGACGAAGTGGGTCCGCGAGAAGGGAGAACTCGAGTTCGACGAATCGGGGCGAGCGCTCACCGGCGTCGGTGTCGTCAAGGACATCACCGAAGCGAAAGCGCGAGAACGCGAGATTCGAGCACAAAAGCAACGGTACTCGTCGCTCTTCGATAGCATTCAGGATGCGATATTAGTCGTCGACAGCGACCGTCGAATCGTCGACGGGAACTCGGCATTTTCGACGCTCTTCGGCTACGACGTCGCCGAAATCGAAGGAGAGTCTGTGAGATACATCTACGCAGAGGCAGACGACTTCGAAGCAGTCGGCGAGACGCTCGAAACGAAGTCCCACAACGACACGGTATCCACCACGATACACTGCCAGAAGAAATCCGGGCAGGTGTTCCCGGCGGAGGTGACAATATTCGACCGAAACGCCCGCGACGTCGAAGGCGGATTCGTCGGCCTCATTCGAGACATCTCCGACCGCGAAGACCGACTCCAGCAGATGAAGGTTATCGACCGAGTCCTCCGACACAACCTCCGTAACGACTTGAACGTCATTCAGGGGTCTGCGGAGTTGATAGACGACACGGAGTCTGCGTCGAACGCCGAGAAGATATACGAGACCAGTGAGAAACTGCTCCGAACTGCGTCCAAGTGGCGACGAATCACGTCGTTCCTCTCGTCGCCGCCGGCGAACGAGGCCATCGACGTCGTTCCAATCGTCGAAACCGTGGTGTCCCGCGTCGAATCACAGCACCCAGACGCAGACATCTCGGTCACCTGCCCCGACCAGTGTCGTGTCGTCACGACACGGGCCATCCAACGGGCGATTCGGGAACTCCTCGAAAATGCGGTCGTTCACTCACCCCGAGAAACGCCGTCTGTGGGCGTTCGAATCGAACCGGGGGGACACACCACGACGATTCACGTCGCCGACGACGGTGACCCGATTCCCGAGATGGAACGAAACGTGCTCTCGTGGGACGAAGATATCGAACCACTGTACCACGGGAGTGGCATGGGATTGTGGCTGGTGACGCTCATCGTCCGGCACTCCGACGGAGTGCTGACGTTCGACGAGAACGAACCACGCGGGAACGTCGTGACCATCTGCCTCCCGAGTCCCTGA
- a CDS encoding Lrp/AsnC family transcriptional regulator, with product MDKQSLLDLLRHDARESVDDIARQLGADADAVAAALEELEDDGVVRGYQAVVDWNRVDDEHVRAQVEVDVELDRETGYEQIARRIARFPEVATLRLVSGDYDFFIEVEGDSMHDISNFISERIAPIPEVTKTVTHFVMDSYKEEGIELGDGDDDDRLSVSP from the coding sequence ATGGACAAGCAGTCACTGCTCGACCTGCTGCGTCACGACGCTCGAGAGAGTGTAGACGACATTGCCCGACAACTGGGCGCAGACGCCGATGCAGTGGCAGCAGCGCTCGAAGAACTCGAAGACGACGGGGTTGTCCGCGGGTACCAAGCGGTCGTCGACTGGAACCGCGTGGACGACGAACACGTCCGCGCGCAAGTCGAAGTCGACGTGGAACTCGACCGAGAGACGGGGTACGAACAGATTGCCCGTCGTATCGCTCGGTTCCCCGAAGTCGCGACGCTTCGACTCGTCTCCGGTGACTACGACTTCTTCATCGAAGTCGAAGGCGACTCGATGCACGATATCTCGAACTTCATCTCCGAGCGCATCGCCCCGATTCCGGAGGTCACCAAGACGGTGACGCACTTCGTGATGGACTCCTACAAAGAGGAGGGCATCGAACTCGGTGACGGTGACGACGACGACCGTCTGTCTGTGTCCCCATGA
- a CDS encoding DUF7504 family protein — protein sequence MVSRGDMDAPAKEASAFQLGLDDLKRRGSALLVVGSVPTELYSRASKQMLGAPTEPRRRLVVLNESASLDARLDPAVRRSTEWTRVIRYSTLERSAASTAYTPDPVQQRYERRVSGGVGRLGSEIATDIQEFDSFANMLSPAELRVAFDCLPALLSKYDRETVFRFLHVTATHVRSRKGMLHVWSPGGRDDELNRMLTPLFDAVVELDVHGTDAMQRWHLLDIDVSSGWFPLDS from the coding sequence ATGGTGTCGAGAGGTGACATGGACGCACCAGCGAAGGAAGCGTCCGCATTCCAACTGGGATTGGACGACCTCAAGCGACGCGGAAGTGCGCTCCTCGTCGTGGGTTCTGTCCCGACGGAACTCTATTCGCGGGCCTCGAAACAGATGCTCGGTGCCCCCACAGAACCCCGTCGTCGCCTCGTCGTCCTGAACGAATCTGCTTCTCTCGACGCTCGTCTCGACCCTGCGGTTCGTCGCTCAACAGAGTGGACGCGTGTAATCCGATACTCGACGCTCGAACGGAGTGCAGCGAGTACGGCGTACACGCCAGATCCAGTCCAACAGAGGTACGAGCGGCGAGTGAGCGGTGGTGTCGGCCGCCTCGGGTCCGAAATCGCCACCGACATTCAGGAGTTCGATAGCTTCGCGAACATGCTGTCGCCCGCCGAACTCCGTGTCGCGTTCGATTGCCTGCCAGCACTCCTCTCGAAGTACGACCGTGAGACGGTGTTCAGATTCCTTCACGTAACGGCGACCCACGTCCGTTCGCGGAAGGGGATGCTACACGTCTGGTCACCCGGTGGCCGCGACGACGAACTCAACCGAATGCTCACGCCGTTGTTCGACGCCGTCGTCGAACTCGACGTACACGGAACCGACGCGATGCAGCGGTGGCACCTCCTCGATATCGACGTCTCGTCTGGGTGGTTCCCACTCGATTCGTGA
- the arcD gene encoding arginine/ornithine antiporter ArcD → MRTDSYTPRSFEDLSPETRPSFLQALVPVLGLVAFLGIGSAVLKLDPHIPLIWSIALVGLLGRYVWGYTWTDLYEGIERSLSMGLQALLILFIIYGVVATWVSAGTIPTLMYFGLDLLTPEIFLPATAILVGVTTFAIGSSWTAVGTLGVAFIGIGSGLGVPEPMTAGAILTGAYAGDKQSPLSDTTNLAAAVTNTDLYEHIRAMRNGTLLAFGLSVVGFVVLSLGFSGSIPAGQINEIQTALASSYNISLLAFLPLAVTFSLAAAGYPALNVLLAGAFAGAFTSLLVQGTTFVTAWQVFMRGTSPETGSDLVNSLLAAGGVSGSAWTIAIVVAALTLGGLLEQTGVLAVLAHRLERGVRSTGSLVAATGVSAILTNALTAQQYMSIVVPGMTLRNTYDEFGLDSSDLSQAIESAGTPTGALLPWHAGGAYMSGVLGVATLSYAPYYLFGYLSPLVLFAFVLAGVGFAGNATGAGDAPASPADD, encoded by the coding sequence ATGAGAACAGACAGTTACACGCCGCGGTCGTTCGAGGACCTCTCCCCGGAGACGCGCCCCAGTTTCCTGCAGGCGCTGGTTCCGGTTTTGGGTCTCGTCGCGTTCCTCGGCATCGGGTCCGCTGTATTGAAACTCGACCCGCACATCCCGCTCATCTGGAGTATCGCACTCGTCGGCCTCCTCGGCCGATACGTCTGGGGCTACACGTGGACGGACCTCTACGAGGGTATCGAGCGAAGCCTCTCGATGGGTCTGCAAGCGCTCCTCATCCTGTTTATCATCTACGGCGTCGTCGCGACGTGGGTCTCCGCCGGGACGATTCCGACGCTGATGTACTTCGGTCTCGACCTGCTCACGCCGGAAATCTTCCTGCCGGCGACGGCCATCCTCGTCGGCGTCACCACGTTCGCCATCGGGTCGTCGTGGACGGCAGTCGGGACACTCGGTGTCGCGTTCATCGGCATCGGGTCTGGACTCGGCGTCCCCGAACCGATGACTGCCGGTGCCATCCTCACCGGCGCGTACGCGGGTGACAAGCAGTCGCCCCTCTCGGACACGACGAACCTCGCCGCGGCGGTGACGAACACCGACCTCTACGAGCACATCCGCGCGATGCGCAACGGAACGCTGCTCGCGTTCGGTCTCTCTGTCGTCGGGTTCGTCGTCCTCAGCCTCGGTTTCTCTGGGTCGATTCCCGCCGGCCAAATCAACGAGATTCAGACCGCACTCGCGTCCTCGTACAACATCTCACTCCTCGCGTTCCTCCCACTCGCGGTCACCTTCAGCCTCGCCGCCGCCGGCTATCCGGCACTCAACGTCCTCCTCGCCGGCGCGTTCGCTGGTGCCTTCACGAGTCTCCTCGTTCAGGGCACCACGTTCGTCACGGCGTGGCAAGTCTTCATGCGCGGAACCAGCCCCGAGACGGGGTCTGACCTCGTCAACAGTCTCCTCGCCGCCGGCGGCGTCTCCGGGTCTGCGTGGACCATCGCCATCGTCGTCGCCGCGCTAACCCTCGGTGGTCTCCTCGAACAGACGGGTGTCCTCGCCGTCCTCGCGCACCGCCTCGAACGCGGCGTTCGGAGTACTGGGTCGCTCGTCGCCGCCACTGGTGTCTCCGCGATTCTGACTAACGCGCTCACCGCCCAACAGTACATGAGCATCGTCGTGCCGGGCATGACGCTCCGGAACACCTACGACGAGTTCGGCCTCGACAGTTCGGACCTCTCGCAGGCCATCGAATCCGCCGGGACGCCGACGGGTGCACTCCTCCCGTGGCACGCAGGCGGCGCGTACATGTCGGGCGTCCTCGGTGTGGCGACGCTCTCGTACGCCCCGTACTACCTGTTCGGCTATCTCTCGCCACTCGTCTTGTTCGCCTTCGTGCTCGCAGGAGTCGGGTTCGCCGGGAACGCGACGGGAGCAGGGGACGCACCGGCGAGTCCCGCAGACGACTGA
- a CDS encoding universal stress protein: protein MYDEILLPVDGSPAGEQAIPHVFGLAEQYGSTVHVLFVADDTRDSVSVMGGSILDTLEQEGQRVVDEFVARAEEHGISATGDVIRGTPYEAIIDYADEHDVDVIVMATHGRRGVERVLLGSVTERVVRTAPVPVLTVHAAD, encoded by the coding sequence ATGTACGACGAGATTCTGCTTCCAGTCGACGGAAGTCCTGCCGGAGAGCAGGCGATTCCGCACGTCTTCGGACTGGCGGAGCAGTACGGGTCGACGGTTCACGTCCTGTTCGTCGCAGACGACACCCGCGACAGCGTGAGCGTCATGGGTGGGTCGATACTCGACACACTCGAACAGGAAGGCCAACGTGTCGTCGACGAGTTCGTCGCACGTGCCGAAGAACACGGCATTTCGGCGACCGGTGACGTAATCCGAGGAACGCCGTACGAGGCTATTATCGACTACGCAGACGAGCACGACGTGGACGTCATCGTGATGGCGACACATGGCCGACGCGGTGTCGAACGCGTCCTCCTCGGGAGTGTGACCGAACGCGTCGTCCGAACCGCACCAGTGCCGGTGTTGACGGTTCACGCCGCCGACTGA
- a CDS encoding PH domain-containing protein, translated as METEFEPSEFDWLTLDADEEVLWADTPHPYSLVPILVVGIPLSLFVIGIPLVVGAYLSFKNTNYVVTSDALYKKTGVLSRNVQRIEFDKVQDTSYSQSFLGAQFGFGSVNISTAGGSGIEMSFQNVSEPQSLQTLVNERIKRRGGRDSESGGKAAVLDDILAELRAIRGAVEGGNGVSASATNPEDSPTDDAPEPVESSDFDFDQSVTDER; from the coding sequence ATGGAAACCGAATTCGAGCCCTCCGAGTTCGATTGGCTGACCCTCGACGCCGACGAAGAAGTTCTCTGGGCAGACACGCCCCACCCCTACAGTCTCGTCCCTATCCTCGTCGTCGGTATCCCGCTCTCACTGTTCGTCATCGGCATCCCCCTCGTCGTGGGTGCGTACCTCTCGTTCAAGAACACGAACTACGTCGTCACCTCCGACGCACTGTACAAGAAGACGGGCGTCCTCTCGCGGAACGTCCAGCGAATAGAGTTCGACAAAGTACAGGACACCTCGTACAGTCAGTCGTTCCTCGGCGCGCAGTTCGGATTCGGGTCTGTGAACATCAGCACTGCCGGTGGAAGCGGTATCGAGATGAGTTTCCAGAACGTCTCGGAACCGCAGTCGCTGCAGACACTCGTCAACGAACGAATAAAACGTCGTGGTGGCCGCGACTCGGAGTCTGGAGGAAAAGCGGCCGTTCTCGACGACATCCTCGCAGAACTCCGAGCGATTCGCGGAGCGGTCGAAGGTGGCAACGGCGTGTCGGCGTCGGCGACGAATCCCGAAGACTCGCCAACTGACGACGCCCCCGAACCGGTCGAATCGAGCGACTTCGACTTCGACCAGTCGGTAACCGACGAACGATGA
- a CDS encoding vWA domain-containing protein, protein MVLDEFFLFPLGLVALLGVVPLIVLYFLRPEPTRRVLPTFRFLAESAGRSATNPLFDRLLRSLLLLIQLLAIVALVASLATPYVLVPESETVSETVVVLDTSASMAVQDGGGTRFDRALGAARDEVTGTTSIVAAGSTADVVVRRGSGTDARAALDGLGVTAVPGDLRTAITTATTIAGEDSRIVVLSDFADDSPWEEAVREARARGLVVELRQFAGGGANNVGIVDRQFSGTNVTVTVKNYGDSPTRRSLSLAGATEQVELDAGGVATATLPVPPGGGQVQLSPGDGFPTDDRLYVAAPEDASIDVLVLTNDENRYLTAALSVIPEVSLTVDNPPTSVSSSYDVVIYSNVNPGRLLRGNVDAGRAVLADGGGVAIQAQEETPNYGDLLLVAPERIGTTPTVRSVEEHDVTRDITFPPPTEYVVGDLRDGESLVTATDGTSLVAISDRGDGRIVYYGFIEEQSAFKFNYQYPVFWKRTVFYLAGRSTLTELNRPTGGSLGVSPNQTVETPTGPASGPEIRLDDAGFYRVGDERFAASLLSESESDVVAPSLTDEAAPDDFPTRVEERLVPDPLTEWVVFVALGITFLELVYLRQRGDL, encoded by the coding sequence ATGGTCCTCGACGAGTTCTTCTTGTTTCCCCTCGGGCTCGTGGCACTCCTCGGCGTCGTTCCACTCATCGTCCTCTACTTCCTGCGACCGGAACCGACGCGCCGAGTACTGCCCACGTTCCGGTTTCTCGCAGAATCTGCTGGACGAAGTGCGACGAACCCCCTCTTCGACAGATTGCTTCGGAGTCTCCTCCTCCTCATCCAACTGCTCGCTATCGTCGCCTTGGTCGCATCGCTCGCGACGCCGTACGTTCTGGTTCCGGAGTCCGAGACGGTCTCCGAGACAGTCGTCGTCCTCGACACCAGCGCGAGTATGGCCGTGCAGGACGGGGGTGGAACGCGATTCGACCGTGCGCTCGGTGCTGCACGTGACGAAGTAACCGGAACCACCTCCATCGTCGCGGCAGGGTCGACTGCCGACGTGGTGGTTCGGCGGGGGAGCGGAACCGACGCACGTGCAGCACTCGATGGCCTCGGCGTAACTGCCGTTCCGGGGGACCTCCGCACGGCGATTACGACGGCGACGACGATTGCCGGCGAGGACTCGCGTATCGTCGTTCTCAGTGACTTCGCAGACGACTCACCGTGGGAAGAGGCCGTCCGTGAGGCCCGTGCACGGGGACTCGTCGTCGAACTCCGCCAGTTCGCCGGCGGCGGCGCGAACAACGTCGGTATCGTCGACCGGCAGTTCTCGGGGACGAACGTCACCGTGACGGTCAAAAACTACGGCGATAGCCCGACTAGACGGTCGCTCTCGCTCGCTGGGGCCACAGAGCAGGTCGAACTCGACGCAGGTGGCGTCGCGACGGCGACGCTCCCAGTTCCTCCGGGTGGAGGCCAAGTCCAACTCTCACCGGGTGATGGGTTCCCGACCGACGACAGATTGTACGTCGCCGCACCGGAGGACGCATCGATAGACGTACTCGTCCTCACGAACGACGAGAACCGATACCTCACGGCGGCGTTGTCGGTCATCCCAGAGGTGTCGCTGACGGTCGACAACCCACCGACGAGCGTCTCGTCGTCGTACGACGTCGTCATCTACAGCAACGTCAACCCCGGACGCCTGCTCAGGGGGAACGTCGATGCGGGGCGTGCCGTGCTCGCAGACGGCGGTGGCGTCGCGATACAGGCCCAAGAAGAGACGCCCAATTACGGTGACCTCCTCCTCGTCGCCCCCGAACGAATCGGTACGACACCGACGGTTCGGTCTGTCGAGGAACACGACGTAACCCGTGATATCACGTTCCCGCCACCGACCGAATACGTCGTCGGGGACCTCCGTGACGGAGAGTCACTGGTGACCGCGACCGATGGAACGTCGCTGGTCGCCATCTCTGACCGCGGTGACGGTCGAATCGTCTACTACGGGTTCATAGAAGAGCAGTCTGCGTTCAAGTTCAACTACCAGTACCCGGTGTTCTGGAAGCGCACCGTGTTCTACCTCGCCGGACGCTCGACACTGACCGAACTCAACCGGCCGACTGGGGGGTCACTCGGCGTCAGTCCGAACCAGACAGTCGAGACGCCGACCGGTCCCGCATCCGGGCCGGAGATTCGACTCGACGACGCCGGATTCTACCGTGTCGGTGACGAACGGTTCGCGGCATCGCTCCTCAGCGAATCGGAGTCGGACGTGGTCGCACCGTCGCTGACGGACGAAGCCGCGCCCGACGATTTCCCGACGAGAGTCGAAGAACGACTCGTTCCCGACCCGTTGACCGAGTGGGTCGTCTTCGTCGCTCTCGGCATCACGTTCCTCGAACTCGTCTACCTACGACAGCGGGGTGACCTCTGA
- a CDS encoding PH domain-containing protein: MTVDEWMARAPDEVVVWEGRPRAQTIIPSLVVGVVIVAGAIAGATVTNEPLVGLVGVFGVFPPVWSYARVTNTRFVVTDRALYRKTGVLSRNVQRVSLDRVQNSTFSQGIAGSLFDYGTVTVEAAGGGRIQFENVNDPRAVRTEIDRRLDRDEIPGTIDQWTAVLDEVRALRTALR; encoded by the coding sequence ATGACCGTCGACGAGTGGATGGCCCGCGCTCCCGACGAAGTCGTCGTCTGGGAGGGCCGGCCACGTGCTCAGACGATTATCCCGTCGCTCGTCGTCGGGGTGGTCATCGTCGCCGGTGCTATCGCCGGTGCGACGGTGACGAACGAACCCCTCGTGGGTCTCGTCGGTGTCTTCGGAGTGTTCCCACCGGTCTGGTCGTACGCCCGCGTGACCAACACTCGATTCGTCGTCACGGACCGAGCACTCTACCGAAAGACGGGCGTCCTCTCACGGAACGTCCAACGCGTCTCGCTGGACCGGGTACAGAACAGCACGTTCTCACAAGGTATCGCCGGGTCACTGTTCGACTACGGCACAGTCACCGTCGAAGCGGCCGGTGGCGGCAGAATCCAGTTCGAGAACGTGAACGACCCGCGGGCGGTCCGCACCGAAATCGACCGTCGACTGGACCGTGACGAGATTCCGGGAACTATCGACCAGTGGACTGCGGTCCTCGACGAAGTTCGAGCACTCCGGACTGCGCTCCGATAG
- a CDS encoding pyridoxal phosphate-dependent aminotransferase — translation MTLGDHISGRVEAVPPSGIRRFFELAEEVDDVISLGVGEPDFSAPWAARTAAIDSLERGKTSYTSNRGMRELREAISERVTRYGQEYDPESEIIVTTGASEAVDLAFRAFVDDGDVVAIPQPSYISYTPGAIFAGGDPLPVPTYAEDEFKLTRESLEAAGADEADVLVLCYPNNPTGAVMTDDELSDVAEFVREHDLIVLSDEIYADLRYEDDHASIATHPGMRERTVVFNGFSKAYAMTGLRLGYAMGPPEAIDAMNKVHQYAMLSAPTTAQYAALEALRSCDDAVDEMCSQYDRRRRFVLARFEEMGIDCFEAKGAFYVFPEAPDGDDEAFAEGLLEEQNVALVPGSVFGEGGEGHLRVSYATSMRELREAMDRIEAYVNG, via the coding sequence ATGACGCTCGGAGACCACATCTCCGGCCGCGTCGAGGCGGTTCCGCCATCCGGTATCCGGCGGTTCTTCGAACTCGCCGAAGAGGTAGACGACGTCATCTCTCTCGGTGTCGGTGAACCCGACTTCTCCGCGCCGTGGGCCGCCCGAACCGCCGCTATCGATTCGCTCGAACGCGGGAAGACCTCCTACACGTCGAACCGCGGGATGCGCGAACTCCGTGAGGCGATTTCGGAGCGCGTGACACGTTACGGACAGGAGTACGACCCCGAAAGCGAGATTATCGTCACGACAGGGGCCAGCGAAGCGGTCGACCTCGCGTTCAGAGCGTTCGTCGACGACGGCGACGTGGTCGCTATCCCGCAACCGTCGTACATCTCGTACACGCCGGGTGCGATATTCGCCGGCGGCGACCCACTCCCGGTGCCGACGTACGCCGAAGACGAGTTCAAACTCACGCGGGAGAGTCTCGAAGCGGCAGGCGCGGACGAGGCGGACGTGCTCGTCCTGTGCTACCCGAACAACCCGACTGGCGCGGTGATGACCGACGACGAACTCTCCGACGTGGCCGAGTTCGTTCGCGAACACGACCTCATCGTCCTCTCCGACGAGATTTACGCGGACCTCCGCTATGAAGACGACCACGCCTCCATCGCGACCCATCCGGGGATGCGTGAGCGAACCGTCGTGTTCAACGGGTTCTCGAAGGCGTACGCGATGACGGGACTCCGCCTCGGGTACGCGATGGGCCCGCCAGAGGCCATCGACGCGATGAACAAGGTCCACCAGTACGCGATGCTATCTGCCCCGACGACGGCGCAGTACGCGGCGCTCGAAGCACTACGGTCCTGTGACGACGCCGTCGACGAAATGTGTAGCCAATACGACCGTCGGCGTCGATTCGTCCTCGCTCGGTTCGAGGAGATGGGCATCGACTGTTTCGAGGCGAAAGGCGCGTTCTACGTCTTCCCCGAGGCCCCGGACGGTGACGACGAGGCGTTCGCCGAGGGACTCCTCGAAGAACAGAACGTCGCACTCGTTCCGGGGAGCGTCTTCGGGGAGGGCGGGGAGGGCCACCTCCGCGTCTCCTACGCGACGAGCATGCGCGAACTCCGCGAAGCGATGGACCGAATCGAAGCGTACGTGAACGGGTAA
- a CDS encoding 2-oxo acid dehydrogenase subunit E2, translating to MRTGGERIEPLPTRRRGTVDYMRVAGKRSNVHGLVEFDVTDARDRLRTIEEETGERLSFTAFVVVCLADAIDEHPHINAYRDWRGRVHVFDDVDVNVLVETTIRGTQVGAPHVVRGANRRSLRSIHDEIRTAQSSADPTELSRWSELGLRLPGFVRRLVWRLPQSFPRRWKRMAGTVSVTSVGMFGSGGGWAITPTNYTVQVAVGGISTKPRFVDGELENREFLHLTVTFDHDIVDGAPATRFVKRFGELVEGAHGIPGQDEA from the coding sequence ATGAGGACAGGAGGTGAGCGCATCGAACCGCTTCCCACCCGTCGCCGGGGGACAGTCGATTACATGCGTGTCGCAGGGAAGCGAAGCAACGTCCACGGCCTCGTCGAGTTCGACGTGACCGACGCGAGAGACCGTCTTCGAACGATCGAAGAAGAGACTGGTGAGCGACTGTCGTTCACCGCGTTCGTCGTGGTCTGTCTCGCTGACGCCATCGACGAACACCCGCACATCAACGCGTACCGCGATTGGCGTGGTCGCGTACACGTCTTCGACGACGTGGACGTGAACGTCCTCGTCGAGACGACAATCCGAGGCACACAAGTTGGTGCACCTCACGTCGTCAGAGGCGCGAATCGCCGGTCTCTGCGGTCGATTCACGACGAAATCCGAACTGCGCAATCGTCCGCTGACCCGACCGAACTCTCCCGGTGGAGCGAGTTGGGTCTTCGCCTCCCCGGATTCGTTCGCCGTCTCGTGTGGCGACTTCCGCAATCGTTCCCCAGACGGTGGAAGCGGATGGCAGGGACCGTCTCTGTGACCTCTGTGGGGATGTTTGGGAGCGGTGGCGGGTGGGCGATTACGCCGACGAACTACACGGTGCAGGTTGCCGTGGGCGGCATCAGTACGAAACCGCGGTTCGTCGACGGAGAACTCGAAAACCGCGAGTTCCTCCACCTCACTGTGACGTTCGACCACGACATCGTCGACGGTGCGCCCGCGACTCGGTTCGTCAAACGGTTCGGTGAACTCGTCGAGGGCGCTCACGGCATTCCGGGTCAGGACGAAGCGTAA